The nucleotide window AAAGCACGCACGACAACGTCAATGTAGCCACGTGGTTCTTCCGCGGCGTCAACACCCAAGGCAGGATGTTCAGCCTTAACTAGGTTAAAAAATGCCGCGCGAAGTTTGCGTGCGGTGTTATGCCGAACGACGGAATTACCCACGGCCTTGGAAATAACCAGGCCGCAGCGCGGTGCGCGAGGTGTCGATAGCTCGACCGAAGACCCGCTATTTTCACCCGGCAGGGTGGCTCTGGCGCTAAGAAAATGAATCATCAGGTTGCGGGATTTAACCCGACGACCCTTTTTCATCACAGTCTTAAACTGCGCTTGTGTGCTCAAACGATGTTCAACGGGAAGCACAGCACCACCTCAAAAAGACATGACAATGCAAAACGGCCCGAGGAAACCACGGTGGGCTTCCCGGGCCGTTTAAGCGTTAGTGCTTACGCAGTCAGCGAAGCACGGCCCTTACGACGACGAGCCGAAACAATTGCACGACCCGCGCGAGTACGCATGCGGGTACGGAAGCCGTGCACGCGTGCACGACGACGG belongs to Corynebacterium argentoratense DSM 44202 and includes:
- the rnpA gene encoding ribonuclease P protein component, which gives rise to MLPVEHRLSTQAQFKTVMKKGRRVKSRNLMIHFLSARATLPGENSGSSVELSTPRAPRCGLVISKAVGNSVVRHNTARKLRAAFFNLVKAEHPALGVDAAEEPRGYIDVVVRAFPGAASLTTVELQRELELALDKAFDKSFGAKTHTNTRQARQGVGR
- the rpmH gene encoding 50S ribosomal protein L34, encoding MAKGKRTFQPNNRRRARVHGFRTRMRTRAGRAIVSARRRKGRASLTA